From one Bacteroides intestinalis DSM 17393 genomic stretch:
- a CDS encoding RDD family protein has protein sequence MAETTIITGQFVRISQTPASIGERLIALVIDFILIGFYVYATATLLSTLRISSDFIMILIMIVVYLPVLGYSFLCEMFNHGRSFGKNLMNIRVVKADGSTPGISSYLLRWLLFPIDSLLTGGFGLLVVLLTKNSQRMGDLAAGTMVIKEQNYRKIHVSLDEFDYLTKDYRPTYPQAADLSLEQINVITRTLQDGKKDRVHRIAQLAKKVQELLTITPRDGNQEQFLQTVLRDYQYYALEEI, from the coding sequence ATGGCAGAAACTACAATTATTACCGGGCAATTTGTTCGTATCAGCCAAACACCTGCGAGTATTGGTGAGCGACTCATTGCGTTGGTGATCGATTTTATTCTGATAGGCTTCTATGTATATGCAACGGCTACCCTGCTTTCTACACTCCGAATCTCATCGGATTTTATAATGATTCTTATTATGATTGTAGTCTATCTGCCGGTATTAGGCTATTCGTTTCTATGTGAAATGTTCAATCATGGACGAAGTTTCGGGAAAAATCTGATGAACATTCGTGTAGTGAAGGCAGACGGTTCTACGCCCGGCATTAGTTCTTATTTGCTTCGTTGGCTTCTTTTTCCGATTGATAGTCTGCTTACCGGTGGTTTCGGACTATTGGTGGTACTATTAACGAAGAACAGTCAGCGGATGGGGGATCTTGCAGCCGGGACCATGGTTATCAAAGAACAGAACTATCGCAAGATCCATGTCAGCCTTGATGAGTTTGATTATCTGACGAAAGATTATCGTCCCACTTATCCACAAGCAGCCGATTTGTCGCTGGAGCAAATAAATGTTATTACCCGGACATTGCAGGACGGTAAGAAGGATCGTGTGCACCGCATTGCACAATTGGCAAAGAAAGTCCAGGAACTTCTTACCATAACTCCCCGTGATGGTAATCAAGAGCAGTTTCTTCAAACAGTTCTCCGTGATTATCAATATTATGCATTAGAGGAAATCTGA
- a CDS encoding stage II sporulation protein M: MKEVTFIRRNIDKWKEAEKVVEQATNLSPDRLADVYTDLTADLAFAQTHFPTSRISIYLNNLASALHNKIYQNKREKWTRIITFWTQEIPQIMYDARRELLVSLIIFTVSVLIGAVSAAGDLDFVRLILGNGYVDMTLDNIANGEPMAVYNGSSEVPMFLGITLNNIMVSFYCFAMGILTSFGTGYMLFNNGVMIGAFQMFFFQHDLLWESMLAIWLHGTLEIWSIIVAGAAGLALGNGWLFPGTYSRLESFKRGAKRGVKIVVGTIPIFIMAGFIESFITRHTELPNILRLSLILISLAFIIFYYIYLPNKKRHGITKA, translated from the coding sequence ATGAAAGAAGTAACGTTTATCCGTCGGAATATCGATAAATGGAAAGAAGCCGAGAAGGTAGTGGAGCAAGCAACAAACTTGTCTCCCGACCGGCTTGCCGATGTATATACGGACCTCACTGCCGATCTGGCGTTTGCACAAACGCACTTTCCTACTTCACGTATTTCCATTTACCTGAACAACCTTGCTTCTGCACTACATAACAAGATTTACCAGAACAAACGTGAGAAATGGACGAGGATCATCACCTTTTGGACACAAGAAATCCCACAGATCATGTATGATGCCCGTCGGGAACTATTGGTTTCATTGATCATTTTTACCGTCAGCGTGCTGATTGGGGCAGTTTCTGCTGCGGGTGATCTCGATTTCGTCCGTTTGATTCTGGGGAACGGCTATGTGGACATGACCTTAGATAACATAGCCAACGGTGAGCCAATGGCAGTGTATAACGGCTCTTCCGAAGTTCCTATGTTCCTGGGAATCACACTAAATAATATTATGGTTTCTTTCTATTGCTTTGCCATGGGAATCCTAACAAGCTTTGGTACAGGATATATGCTTTTCAATAATGGAGTTATGATCGGCGCATTCCAGATGTTCTTTTTCCAGCATGACTTACTTTGGGAATCCATGCTTGCCATATGGCTGCATGGGACACTTGAAATCTGGTCTATTATTGTTGCCGGAGCTGCCGGACTGGCTTTGGGCAATGGATGGCTTTTCCCCGGAACATATTCAAGACTGGAATCGTTCAAAAGAGGAGCCAAAAGAGGAGTGAAAATAGTTGTAGGTACAATCCCCATATTCATAATGGCAGGATTTATCGAAAGTTTCATCACGCGCCATACCGAATTACCGAATATACTGAGACTCAGCCTGATCCTCATTTCTCTTGCATTTATTATATTCTACTATATTTATTTACCTAATAAGAAACGACATGGAATCACAAAAGCCTAA